TTATGAAAGACCTGCTCGCCAAATTTGAGAACAAACGCCCGGAGATTGTATTTGAGTGGAAAGATTCTGAAACAGAGGCCGAAGGTTGGGTGGTCATCAACTCCCTGCGCGGCGGGGCGGCCGGCGGCGGCACGCGCATGCGCAAGGGCCTGGACAAGCGCGAGGTAGAATCACTGGCCAAAACCATGGAAGTGAAATTCACCGTCTCGGGCCCGGCCATTGGCGGCGCGAAGTCAGGGATTAACTTTGACCCGGCAGACCCGCGCAAGCAAGGCGTGCTGGAGCGCTGGTACCGCGTGGTCTATCCGCTGCTAAAAAATTATTACGGCACCGGCGGCGATTTGAACGTGGACGAAATTCATGAAGTGATTCCCATCACCGAGGAATACGGCCTGTGGCACCCGCAGGAAGGTGTGGTCACCGGCCACTACAAAGCCACTGAACCGCAGAAAATCAACAAGATAGGCCAACTGCGCCAGGGCGTGAGCAAAGTACTGGAAGATGCCAACTACTCGCCGTCCTTGGCACGCAAATACACCGTGGCCGACATGATCACGGGCTACGGCGTGGCCAAAGCGGTGGCGCATTATTATGACATTTGGGGCGGTAACTTAAAAGGCAAACGGGCCATCATTCAGGGTTGGGGCAACGTGGGCGCTGCCGCTGCGTTTTATCTGGCCGCCGAGGGTGCGCACGTGGTAGGCATCATTGACCGGGCCGGGGGTTTAATCAACGCCGAAGGTTTTACCCTGGAAGAAATCACGAACCTATTCCTCAACCGCGTTGGCAACGCCTTGACCGCTGATAATTTGCTTTCGTTTGACGAGGTGAATACTCAAATCTGGGACG
This region of Rufibacter sp. LB8 genomic DNA includes:
- a CDS encoding Glu/Leu/Phe/Val dehydrogenase dimerization domain-containing protein, giving the protein MKDLLAKFENKRPEIVFEWKDSETEAEGWVVINSLRGGAAGGGTRMRKGLDKREVESLAKTMEVKFTVSGPAIGGAKSGINFDPADPRKQGVLERWYRVVYPLLKNYYGTGGDLNVDEIHEVIPITEEYGLWHPQEGVVTGHYKATEPQKINKIGQLRQGVSKVLEDANYSPSLARKYTVADMITGYGVAKAVAHYYDIWGGNLKGKRAIIQGWGNVGAAAAFYLAAEGAHVVGIIDRAGGLINAEGFTLEEITNLFLNRVGNALTADNLLSFDEVNTQIWDVQAEIFIPAAASRLVTTDQVERMRNKGLEVISCGANVPFKDPEIFFGATGEFADQQVSVIPDFVANCGMARVFAYLMEQDVEITDDAIFSDISRTIRTALEKSHAKNPQKTEIAKTSFEIALSQLL